The following are encoded together in the Pseudoalteromonas ruthenica genome:
- a CDS encoding DUF4826 family protein, with amino-acid sequence MSEQQEQQKEQEIREFQRHCFQSAQKHLAEKGIMPKSVVDKDSRFLAPLCAVWKFRAQNGKTYWVITGRLPADHVEVTAATNAREAMRYFSLQWQMQAEQLLNSQNLDKTQHDFAQLLIKRAHGLYELCDKDALWVNEPS; translated from the coding sequence ATGTCAGAACAACAAGAACAGCAAAAAGAACAAGAAATTCGCGAATTCCAACGCCACTGTTTCCAAAGTGCGCAAAAGCACTTAGCAGAGAAGGGCATTATGCCTAAATCGGTTGTCGACAAAGACAGTCGATTCCTCGCCCCTTTGTGTGCAGTGTGGAAATTTAGAGCGCAAAACGGCAAAACCTATTGGGTGATCACAGGGCGCTTGCCTGCTGATCATGTTGAGGTTACAGCAGCCACCAACGCACGTGAAGCAATGCGCTATTTCTCGTTGCAGTGGCAAATGCAAGCTGAGCAGCTACTCAATAGCCAAAACTTAGATAAAACCCAACACGACTTTGCACAACTGCTAATCAAGCGCGCTCACGGCTTGTATGAGCTGTGTGACAAAGACGCGTTATGGGTTAATGAACCATCGTAA
- a CDS encoding GNAT family N-acetyltransferase, whose translation MSYQIHQVDWGSQDNPIRQIRERVFVCELNIPKAIEFDGRDTTALHFIAYADNGEPVATARLCKDGLLGRIAVLPPHRNRGIYSQMLTFILSNAASNGLESICINCLLDEVERFKNKGFSPCGCVFMEAGIPRQRLQCPIAQCDSSPFTMVH comes from the coding sequence ATGTCCTATCAGATCCACCAAGTCGACTGGGGATCACAAGACAACCCAATAAGGCAAATTCGCGAAAGGGTTTTTGTGTGTGAGCTGAATATACCAAAGGCCATCGAGTTTGATGGCCGCGATACAACCGCCCTGCACTTTATTGCCTATGCAGATAACGGCGAACCCGTTGCCACTGCGCGGCTATGTAAAGATGGCTTACTTGGCCGAATAGCTGTGCTCCCGCCCCATCGAAACCGAGGCATTTACTCGCAAATGCTCACTTTCATACTGAGCAACGCGGCCAGTAATGGCTTAGAATCGATATGCATTAACTGCTTACTCGATGAAGTCGAGCGCTTTAAGAACAAGGGTTTCTCGCCGTGTGGGTGCGTGTTTATGGAGGCGGGCATTCCAAGGCAACGCCTGCAATGCCCTATTGCACAATGTGATTCAAGCCCTTTTACGATGGTTCATTAA